The Halorubrum salinarum genome segment GCCGTCATCATCAGCGCGACGGTGTACGCCGTCTCCTCCTGATACCGGAACCAGCCGATCCCCGCGGCGCCGAGGAAGACGACGAAGGGCACGATCGTCAGGTCGGAGACGGCGAGGAACCCGACGAGCGTGGCGAAAAGCGACAGCGTCATCGTCGCGACGATCGCCAGCGCCGGGGGTTCGGTGTCGTCGACGAACTCGCTGAGCCGTCGCAGCTGCTCGCCGAGCGCCCGACTCGCGCGCCCGCGGAGTCGGCCTACCGACGACATGGGTCTGTTAGCGGTGTCATCTGTGCGTGGCGTCTCTCGCAGAAGTGGAGTTCATTGTGAACGTGTGTTTCGGGGTGTAACGGCGGGGTCAGCCGGTGAACCGGCGACCCGTGGCGCGATCGAGGACCGGACTCCGGTCCGTTACGGCGAGATGAGGTCCTCGGTGGCGACCGCCGAGACCTTCTCTTTCATCGCTTCGAGGTCGCTGGTCGGGAGCGGGATGTAGTTGTTCCCCTCGACGAAGACGCTCTGGCCGAACTCGTTGAGGAACATGTTGACGAACGCCGCCTCGCGCGGGTCGTACCCGCCGCCGTCGGGGTTGTCCTCCTCGATGAGCGTGTACATGTGGAGGTCGCGGTTCAGCGGGTACTCGCTGTCGAAGATGGTGTTCTCCGCGTCCCGGCTGGTCTCGTACAGCGTGCCGTCGAACTCGATCGCGATGGGCGTCACTTCCGGCCCCGTGAACGCGAGCGCCATGTACGCGATGGCGCCCTCGTTCTGGGCGACGGCCTGCGCGACCTGCTGGTTCTGCCCGAAGCGCGTGTCGACGCCGGACATCGAGGCGTCGGCCTCACCGAGCATGTTCAGGCGGAACGAGGTGTCCGTCCCGGAGCCCTCGGCGCGGCCGATGACGTAGATCTCCTGGTCGTAGTCGACGCCGTCGATCTCGCTCCAGTTGGTGATCTCGTCCTGGTAGATCGCGCGGATCTCCTCGCCCGTCAGCTGACTGACGCCGGCGTCGGCGACGTCGGAGCTGATAACGACCGGCTGGCCGTCGCGCCCGACGACGTTGTCGACGACCGTGCTCTGGGCCTTCTCCTCGCTCCAGTCGAGCTCGGCCGTGATCGGGCCCGAGGAGTTGCCGATGTCGACGAGCCCCTCGGTGACGGCCTCGCAGCCGGTGCCCGAGTGGCTCAGGCCGACGGTCGTCGGGAACGGCGGCGAGGAGCGCTGCTCGCTCGGCTCGAAGCCGAACTTCGACGCGAAGTAGTCGGCGATGAGCATGTCGTCCGCGCCGTCGGCCGAGAGCTGGTTCCAGCCCGGGACCGACCCCTCGTCGTTCGACCCCCAGTACTCGCCGTCGCTCGGCGGCGCGTTGGAGTTCCAGTAGGAGCTGCCCGTGTTCGAGATGGGGTACACCGTCGAGGACCCCTCGGCGTTGAGCAGCGCCGTGCTCTGTCCGGAGCTGTCGTCGCTGCTGCCGGAGTCCCCGTCGCCGCCGTCGCTTCCGTCGCTTCCATCGCCGCCGGAACCGCCGGAGCCGCCCGAACCCCCGTCGCCGCCGTCGCTGCTGCCCCCGCAGCCCGCCAATCCGGCGGACCCGAGCGCCCCGGACGTGATGAGAACTTTCCGCCGCGACACGCCGCCGTCGACCCAGTTCCGGTCTGACATCGAGTGGAGACAGGAAGTAGTGTATTAAACTGGTTTATATTTCTGATATGTCGGTATCCGTGGCAGGGTAGAGGCGTCTGTAGATCCCATATTAGTAATATCGAGTTCAATAGAATATATAGACAAATATAGCGCTTTACTGGCTTCTATCGCATAAATACGTATCTGACCGAAGGTATTACTCCGCCGCGTCGAAAACGGATGGACATGTCTCGACCCGCGACAGAAGACGTTTCAGTCGACGTACTTGTCGACGAGGTCTCCGATCGAGTCGATGCGGATCCGGAGTCGATCCGCCGTCGGCTCGACCCCGTCACCGACGACGGGACCGTGACGGCCGCTGCCTTCGAGTCGACCGTCACGGACGTGTCGCAGATCCTCGCCACCGCCGAGACCCGCGTCGACCTCGCGACGCGCGCTCACGAGGACGCGACCGCGGCCGCCGACGACGCGCCCGACCTCGACGTCGTCGAGGTCCGCAGGCGGGCGTTCGGGGCGCGGCTCGACGACCTCCGGGCGGAGGTCAAGGCGCTCGGCGACGACCTCGCGGCGGCCAGGGCGGACCCCGAGTCGCCGATGGACGTGTACCGCGCCGCGGTCGACCTCCACGAGGTGACGACCGGCGCACAGGACGTGGTCCGGGTCGCCCACGACCTCGAAACCGAACTCGAGGCGTTCGAGGCGTGGCTCTCTTCCGCGAACCGCCGCCACGACGGCCTCGTCGACGAGGTCGAGGCCGCCGAGGAGTCCGCCGAGTCCCTCGCGGAGACCGTCGACCGGCTCCGGGCCGCCGAGGCGCCCGACCCGGAGCGCCGGTTCGACGCGGGCGTCCAGGCGCGCGTCCTCGACCTCGTCGTCGCCGACCTCCGCGCCGAGGCGGAGGATCTCCGCGCGTGGGCCGAGCGCGACGGCGTCGCCTTCCCCGACGGCGTCCACGCGCGGCTCGACGGCCTCGCGGCCGAGGTGACCGCGAGCGCCTCGGCGCTCGCCGACGGTCCGGAGCCGGACGACCGGTTCGCGGCGCGGCTCGACGCCCTCGACGCGGAGCTCGGCACCGTCGAGCCGCCGGTCGCGTGGAGCCGCGTCGACGGCGCGGTCGCGGAGGCGCGGGCGGCGCTGTCGACCGACGAGCGGGACGGTCACCGGGGCTCGGTCGCCGGAACCGCCGAGTGACGACGACCGGCCCGTCCGCCGTCGACCGGGCTGGTCGCTCCGTCGCGCCCGATCGCTGTGACTGCCCCCGAACGAGACCGATCCCGCCGACGCGAACCGGCCCCGTCGCGGCCCCGTACCTTTTCCATCCGGGCGCGCGTCCGGGTCGGCATGACGCGGATCTCGTCGCTCGCCGCCCGATCGCTCGCGAACTTCGTCGAGGGGCTGGTCGTCGCGGTCCCCCGACTGCTCTCGGGACTGATCTTCCTCGCGCTGGCGTACGCCACGGTCCGGGTCGTCCTCGCGCTCGTCCGGCGGTCGATCGGGCGGCTGTACGTCGGCGACCGCGAACTGGTCGGCGACCTGATCGTCACACTCGTCTCCATTTTCCTCTGGTTCGGCGTCGCGCTCACGTTCCTCAAGGTGCTCGGCATGGGCGACATCGCGGCGAGTCTGGGCACCGCCGTCGGCTTCATCGCCCTGGGGGTCTCCTACGCGCTCTCCGAGATGATCGAGGACACGGTCGCGGGCGTCTACCTCCTGCGCGACCCCGACTTCAACGTCGGCTATCGCGTCGAGGCGAAGGGCGTCACCGGCACCGTCGCCGCCATCGAACTCCGGAAGACGCGGATCGACACCGACGCCGGCGACCGGATCGTGGTGGCGAACCGCGAGATAGAGCCGCGGTGGACCCACGACGTGCCCGCGGAGGCCGGGGACGGCGCGACGGGCGACGACGCCGCGTCGACGGCCGACTGACGCGGGCGGCGGTCGACGGATTCCCGACGAGCGGCGTGCCCTCTCCCAAAGCTTATCTCTCAGCTACGAAACCAAACTCCCGCTATGTCGACACCAGCCACTGACACCGGGAACGGTCGCGTCGACGGCGACACGACGTTGGCGGCGCTCTCTCACGCGTCGGCGCTGTTCGCCTCCTTCCTCGGGCCGATCCTGTTCCTGATCCTCGCGGACGACGACGACGAGCTCGTCAAGCAGAACGCGAAGAACTCGCTGAACTTCCAGATCGTCGTCTTCGCCGCGCTCATGCTCGCCGCCGTGCTGAGCTTCGTGTTCGTCGGGCTCCTGCTGTTCCCGGTCATCGCAATCGTCGACCTGGTCTTGGTCCTCGTCGCGACGGTGAAAGCGAACGACGGGCAGGTCTACTCGTACCCGTTCACGCCGGACATCGTCTGAGGTCGTCGTCCGGCACGTCTTCTCGCCGGAGTCGGGGCGTTCGAGCAAGAAGCCGGTTGAGAACGACCGCCTCCGATCAGGAGGCTCGTAGCGGCGGCGTATTTCCCCGACGGCGTTACGCCGCACCGATCCAGTCGTCGAACGCAGACGATCCCGTCACCCGCACGTTCGTAACCATGTTCGTGTGGCCCGCACCGCAGTACTCGCGACAGACTCCGGCGTACTCGCCGGAACCACTCGGTGTCACCACGTCGGTGAACCGCTCGATCCCTGGATAGATGTCGTACACGAGTTCGGGGTCAGAGTCCGGGACGTGTAGTCTGTGGTGAACGTCTTCGCTTTTGAGGCCGAACGCTACCGGCCGATCAACGGGG includes the following:
- a CDS encoding DUF4870 domain-containing protein, with the translated sequence MSTPATDTGNGRVDGDTTLAALSHASALFASFLGPILFLILADDDDELVKQNAKNSLNFQIVVFAALMLAAVLSFVFVGLLLFPVIAIVDLVLVLVATVKANDGQVYSYPFTPDIV
- a CDS encoding mechanosensitive ion channel domain-containing protein; its protein translation is MTRISSLAARSLANFVEGLVVAVPRLLSGLIFLALAYATVRVVLALVRRSIGRLYVGDRELVGDLIVTLVSIFLWFGVALTFLKVLGMGDIAASLGTAVGFIALGVSYALSEMIEDTVAGVYLLRDPDFNVGYRVEAKGVTGTVAAIELRKTRIDTDAGDRIVVANREIEPRWTHDVPAEAGDGATGDDAASTAD
- a CDS encoding PstS family phosphate ABC transporter substrate-binding protein, translating into MSDRNWVDGGVSRRKVLITSGALGSAGLAGCGGSSDGGDGGSGGSGGSGGDGSDGSDGGDGDSGSSDDSSGQSTALLNAEGSSTVYPISNTGSSYWNSNAPPSDGEYWGSNDEGSVPGWNQLSADGADDMLIADYFASKFGFEPSEQRSSPPFPTTVGLSHSGTGCEAVTEGLVDIGNSSGPITAELDWSEEKAQSTVVDNVVGRDGQPVVISSDVADAGVSQLTGEEIRAIYQDEITNWSEIDGVDYDQEIYVIGRAEGSGTDTSFRLNMLGEADASMSGVDTRFGQNQQVAQAVAQNEGAIAYMALAFTGPEVTPIAIEFDGTLYETSRDAENTIFDSEYPLNRDLHMYTLIEEDNPDGGGYDPREAAFVNMFLNEFGQSVFVEGNNYIPLPTSDLEAMKEKVSAVATEDLISP
- a CDS encoding halo transducer protein, with translation MSRPATEDVSVDVLVDEVSDRVDADPESIRRRLDPVTDDGTVTAAAFESTVTDVSQILATAETRVDLATRAHEDATAAADDAPDLDVVEVRRRAFGARLDDLRAEVKALGDDLAAARADPESPMDVYRAAVDLHEVTTGAQDVVRVAHDLETELEAFEAWLSSANRRHDGLVDEVEAAEESAESLAETVDRLRAAEAPDPERRFDAGVQARVLDLVVADLRAEAEDLRAWAERDGVAFPDGVHARLDGLAAEVTASASALADGPEPDDRFAARLDALDAELGTVEPPVAWSRVDGAVAEARAALSTDERDGHRGSVAGTAE